A region from the Micrococcus cohnii genome encodes:
- a CDS encoding 2-keto-4-pentenoate hydratase: MLNHETHVRIADELHRAGLDRTPVPRLTARYPEMQIEDSYAVQRIWAQRQIEAGRTKIGHKIGLTSKAMQDATGIDEPDYGVIFDDQVFESGHVYEWKKYTHPRIEMELAFVLKDELRGPGLNLMDVLRATEYVVPALEVLDSRIEMEGRTITDTISDNAALGSMVLGGRPVGVGDVDLRWVSGILSRNEEIIETGVAAGVLNHPANGVHWLANRIAEHGDALEAGEIILAGSFTRPMWVYEGDTVYADYGPLGTITCRFA; the protein is encoded by the coding sequence ATGCTGAACCACGAGACCCACGTGCGCATCGCCGACGAGCTGCACCGGGCCGGCCTCGACCGCACCCCGGTGCCGCGCCTGACCGCCCGCTACCCCGAGATGCAGATTGAAGACTCCTACGCCGTCCAGCGCATCTGGGCGCAGCGCCAGATCGAGGCCGGCCGCACGAAGATCGGCCACAAGATCGGGCTGACCTCCAAGGCCATGCAGGACGCCACGGGCATCGACGAGCCGGACTACGGCGTCATCTTCGACGACCAGGTGTTCGAATCCGGCCACGTCTACGAGTGGAAGAAGTACACCCACCCGCGCATCGAGATGGAGCTGGCCTTCGTCCTCAAGGACGAGCTGCGCGGCCCCGGGCTGAACCTCATGGACGTGCTGCGCGCAACCGAGTACGTCGTGCCGGCCCTCGAGGTGCTGGACTCGCGCATCGAGATGGAGGGCCGCACCATCACGGACACCATCTCGGACAACGCCGCCCTCGGCTCGATGGTGCTCGGCGGACGCCCCGTCGGCGTCGGCGATGTGGACCTGCGCTGGGTGTCCGGCATCCTCAGCCGCAACGAGGAGATCATCGAGACCGGCGTCGCCGCGGGCGTGCTGAACCACCCGGCCAACGGCGTGCACTGGCTGGCGAACCGCATCGCCGAGCACGGCGATGCCCTCGAGGCCGGCGAGATCATCCTGGCCGGCTCCTTCACCCGTCCCATGTGGGTCTACGAGGGCGACACCGTCTACGCCGACTACGGCCCGCTGGGCACCATCACCTGCCGCTTCGCCTGA
- a CDS encoding ABC transporter ATP-binding protein produces MATVEYRQASRMYDLTRPPAVNRLSLKIEDGEFLVLVGPSGSGKSTAMRMLAGLEPVDEGQILIDGKDVTELRARDRDVSMVFQSYALYPNMTARQNIAFALENIKTPKAQIKEKVAQAAAMLELEDLLDKKPSQMSGGQRQRVAMGRSIVRDPKVWCMDEPLSNLDAKLRVSTRAQIAALQRELGVTTVYVTHDQTEAMTMGDRVAVLKDGVLQQVDTPTHLYSHPGNTFVATFIGSPAVTLVEDVVVSDGRAGLGPGPSVHFGMPSDLMAKLPGDSVIAGVRPENWEIVAVGEQAPEGVEALAFQVQFVENLGSEAFLYAEPQLTGDSRVRIHRNRVAIKVSSAEGFEPGTVLHALPRPGKAMFFHPESRINLEYL; encoded by the coding sequence ATGGCCACCGTTGAATACCGCCAGGCCTCACGCATGTACGACTTGACTCGCCCGCCCGCGGTGAACCGCCTGTCACTGAAGATCGAGGACGGCGAGTTCCTGGTCCTCGTCGGACCGTCCGGCTCGGGCAAGTCCACCGCAATGCGCATGCTGGCAGGCCTGGAGCCCGTCGACGAGGGACAGATCCTCATCGATGGGAAGGACGTCACCGAGCTGCGCGCGCGCGACCGCGACGTTTCGATGGTGTTCCAGAGCTATGCGCTCTACCCGAATATGACCGCGCGGCAGAACATCGCGTTCGCCCTCGAGAACATCAAGACGCCTAAAGCCCAGATCAAGGAGAAGGTCGCGCAGGCCGCGGCCATGCTCGAGCTCGAGGACCTGCTGGACAAGAAGCCGTCGCAGATGAGCGGTGGCCAGCGGCAGCGCGTGGCCATGGGCCGCTCGATCGTTCGAGACCCGAAGGTGTGGTGCATGGACGAGCCGCTGTCGAACCTGGACGCGAAGCTGCGCGTGTCCACGCGTGCTCAGATCGCGGCGCTGCAGCGCGAGCTGGGCGTCACCACCGTCTACGTGACGCACGACCAGACGGAAGCCATGACCATGGGTGACCGCGTGGCGGTGCTCAAGGACGGTGTGCTCCAGCAGGTGGACACTCCGACCCACCTGTACTCACACCCGGGCAACACGTTCGTGGCAACGTTCATCGGCTCTCCGGCGGTCACGCTCGTGGAGGACGTCGTGGTCTCCGACGGGCGGGCCGGGCTCGGCCCGGGCCCCTCGGTGCACTTCGGCATGCCTTCCGACCTGATGGCGAAGCTGCCGGGCGACTCGGTGATCGCGGGCGTGCGCCCCGAGAACTGGGAGATCGTTGCGGTGGGCGAGCAGGCGCCGGAGGGGGTCGAGGCGCTTGCCTTCCAGGTGCAGTTCGTCGAGAACCTGGGCTCGGAGGCGTTCCTGTACGCCGAGCCGCAGCTGACCGGCGATTCGCGTGTGCGGATCCATCGGAACCGCGTCGCCATCAAGGTGTCGAGCGCGGAGGGCTTCGAGCCGGGCACTGTCCTGCACGCCCTGCCGCGTCCTGGCAAGGCGATGTTCTTCCACCCGGAGAGCCGGATCAACCTCGAGTACCTCTGA
- a CDS encoding ABC transporter substrate-binding protein, whose translation MSFTKPLDRRSLLAFAGLSVAATSLTACAGGTSGGGSGQEGDGTLQFWSNHPGGKKELEEEMVKAWNKANPDTPAKLITAGADYEELGQKFNAALSGGDLPDVILASDVTWFNFALNEQTEPLDDLWKEAGVKTDDYVDSLLKDYELEGKHYGMPYCRSTCLMYFNSEHLEKAGLPTDRGPETWEEFEEWAPKLKKVNGGKPALALPSGTDYLDWYFQGMVWAFGGALSEDWKATFTKKETLEAGKFLQKQVEEGNISIEKDASNVFGLGNASGLLQSTGSLGGLQEAAKFDFMTAFLPGPGPSCPTGGAGMAMPSGISDERKKTAVKFMEFMTNAENTVKFTQATGYMPVRKSALELPEEQKYLEENPNAKTAIDQLEENTKSQDAARVFVPGGGSRIGGALDRITTGGEDVEKVFKELNEETQRKIDSDITPLLK comes from the coding sequence ATGTCTTTCACCAAGCCGCTCGACCGTCGCAGCCTGCTCGCCTTCGCGGGCCTGTCCGTTGCTGCCACCTCCCTGACCGCCTGCGCCGGCGGCACCTCCGGTGGGGGTAGCGGCCAGGAGGGTGACGGCACCCTCCAGTTCTGGTCCAACCACCCCGGTGGCAAGAAGGAGCTCGAGGAAGAGATGGTGAAGGCCTGGAACAAGGCCAACCCGGACACCCCCGCGAAGCTCATCACCGCCGGCGCCGACTACGAGGAACTCGGCCAGAAGTTCAACGCGGCGCTCTCGGGCGGCGACCTTCCCGACGTGATCCTGGCTTCGGACGTGACGTGGTTCAACTTCGCGCTCAACGAGCAGACCGAGCCGCTCGACGACCTGTGGAAGGAAGCGGGCGTCAAGACGGACGACTACGTCGACTCGTTGCTGAAGGATTACGAGCTCGAGGGCAAGCACTACGGCATGCCGTACTGCCGCTCCACCTGCCTCATGTACTTCAACTCCGAGCACCTCGAGAAGGCCGGCCTGCCGACCGACCGCGGCCCGGAGACTTGGGAGGAGTTCGAGGAGTGGGCGCCGAAGCTGAAGAAGGTCAACGGCGGCAAGCCTGCCCTGGCCCTCCCTAGTGGCACTGACTACCTGGACTGGTACTTCCAGGGCATGGTGTGGGCGTTCGGCGGGGCGCTGTCCGAGGACTGGAAGGCTACCTTCACGAAGAAGGAGACCCTCGAGGCCGGCAAGTTCCTCCAGAAACAGGTCGAGGAGGGCAACATCAGCATCGAGAAGGACGCGAGCAACGTGTTCGGCCTTGGCAACGCCTCCGGTCTGCTTCAGTCCACCGGTTCGCTCGGCGGCCTGCAGGAGGCGGCGAAGTTCGACTTCATGACCGCCTTCCTTCCGGGCCCCGGCCCGAGCTGCCCCACCGGCGGCGCCGGCATGGCGATGCCCTCCGGCATCAGCGATGAGCGCAAGAAGACCGCCGTGAAGTTCATGGAGTTCATGACCAACGCGGAGAACACCGTGAAGTTCACTCAGGCGACCGGCTACATGCCCGTCCGCAAGAGCGCCCTGGAGCTGCCGGAGGAACAGAAGTACCTCGAGGAGAACCCGAACGCGAAGACAGCGATCGACCAGCTCGAGGAGAACACCAAGTCGCAGGACGCGGCCCGCGTGTTCGTCCCCGGCGGCGGCTCCCGCATCGGTGGTGCGCTGGACCGCATCACCACCGGTGGGGAGGATGTCGAGAAGGTGTTCAAGGAACTGAACGAGGAGACGCAGCGCAAGATCGACAGCGACATCACGCCGCTGCTCAAGTGA
- a CDS encoding sugar ABC transporter permease produces the protein MTVSSIPGLEHTGDTAPPVKRRRKLDVKQMLLALVLIGPNLALLLIFTYRPLIDNIRISFYHWNISSPRMTFIGLDNYTRYFQNPESWQIMWQTLIFTGAAVIGSMVIGLGLALLLDRQLKGRNFVRSLVFLPYVIAGAAIGVAFQFVFDPGFGLVQGLLDMVGMTPPNFYQDRHWALFMVTFTYIWKNLGYTFVIYLAALQGRRTDLDEAAEIDKTGSWRRFWRVTLPQLRGTTLFLSITVLLNSFQVFDVIQVMTRGGPYGTATTTMVYQVYQETFVNSQAGYGAAVATVMFLVVLVITVVQARLQRER, from the coding sequence GTGACTGTCTCTTCGATCCCCGGCCTCGAGCACACGGGTGACACCGCTCCGCCGGTGAAGCGCCGTCGGAAGCTCGACGTCAAACAGATGCTTCTGGCGCTGGTCCTGATCGGCCCCAATCTCGCGCTGCTGCTGATCTTCACCTACCGGCCGCTGATAGACAACATCCGGATCAGCTTCTACCACTGGAACATCTCGTCCCCGCGGATGACCTTCATCGGCCTGGACAACTACACCCGGTACTTCCAGAACCCGGAGTCCTGGCAGATCATGTGGCAGACGCTGATCTTCACTGGTGCGGCTGTTATCGGCTCCATGGTCATCGGCCTCGGGCTGGCCCTGCTGCTGGACCGTCAGCTCAAGGGGCGAAACTTCGTGCGGTCCCTGGTGTTCCTGCCCTATGTGATTGCCGGTGCGGCGATCGGCGTCGCCTTCCAGTTCGTGTTCGACCCTGGGTTTGGCCTAGTCCAGGGACTCCTGGACATGGTCGGGATGACGCCGCCGAATTTCTACCAGGACCGGCACTGGGCGCTGTTCATGGTGACCTTTACGTACATCTGGAAGAACCTGGGGTACACGTTCGTCATTTATCTCGCCGCCCTGCAGGGCCGTCGCACGGATCTCGATGAGGCCGCCGAGATCGACAAGACCGGCAGCTGGCGCCGCTTCTGGCGGGTGACGCTGCCGCAGCTGCGTGGCACCACGCTGTTCCTCAGCATCACCGTGCTGCTCAACAGCTTCCAAGTGTTCGACGTCATCCAGGTGATGACCCGCGGCGGACCTTACGGGACCGCGACGACCACCATGGTCTACCAGGTGTACCAGGAGACTTTCGTGAACTCGCAGGCCGGCTACGGTGCTGCGGTGGCCACCGTCATGTTCCTCGTGGTTCTGGTGATCACCGTGGTGCAGGCACGACTTCAAAGGGAGCGCTGA
- a CDS encoding carbohydrate ABC transporter permease, with product MDASDTLPTPGTQVDGDPVLTAAQRKRRRQGSAREAMTPGRVFAYLGMIAVIALFLVPLYFILITSLKVHADIYSDPISWFPNPFHAQNYTHVMESLNFGTYLRNSLIITVALTIIEVVLGVLTAYGFAFLRFPGRDVLFLLVIGSLMVPSQITIISNYALVAELGWRNSFVGIIVPLAAVAFGAFLMRNHFLSLPKEVMEAAEMDSAGFFRTLFKVVLPMSWPTLSAFVLITVVTEWNQYLWPFLISDTDETMPLPIGLTQLQISDGLTNWGPVMAGTVITTLPMLVVFLILQKQMIKGLTAGAVKG from the coding sequence ATGGACGCCTCGGACACCTTGCCTACGCCCGGGACCCAGGTCGACGGCGACCCCGTCCTCACCGCCGCGCAGCGCAAGCGCCGTCGTCAGGGCAGTGCCCGCGAGGCGATGACGCCCGGGAGGGTCTTCGCTTACCTCGGGATGATCGCGGTTATCGCGCTGTTCCTTGTGCCGTTGTACTTCATCCTGATCACGAGCCTGAAGGTCCACGCGGACATCTACTCGGACCCGATCAGCTGGTTCCCGAACCCGTTCCATGCGCAGAACTACACCCACGTCATGGAGTCGCTGAACTTCGGCACGTACCTGCGGAACTCGCTCATCATCACGGTCGCCCTGACGATCATCGAGGTGGTCCTCGGCGTGCTGACGGCCTACGGCTTCGCGTTCCTGAGGTTCCCCGGCCGCGACGTCCTGTTCCTCCTCGTGATCGGCAGCCTCATGGTGCCCAGCCAGATCACGATCATCTCCAACTACGCCCTCGTGGCGGAGTTGGGCTGGCGCAACAGCTTCGTGGGCATCATCGTCCCCCTCGCGGCGGTGGCGTTCGGCGCATTCCTGATGCGCAACCACTTCCTGAGCCTGCCGAAGGAGGTCATGGAGGCGGCCGAGATGGACTCCGCCGGCTTCTTCCGGACGCTGTTCAAGGTGGTGCTGCCCATGAGCTGGCCGACGTTGAGCGCCTTCGTGCTGATCACCGTCGTGACCGAGTGGAACCAGTACCTGTGGCCGTTCCTCATCTCGGACACCGACGAGACCATGCCGCTGCCCATCGGTCTGACCCAGCTCCAGATCTCGGACGGCCTCACGAACTGGGGCCCCGTTATGGCCGGCACGGTCATCACCACCCTGCCCATGCTCGTCGTGTTCCTGATCCTGCAGAAGCAGATGATCAAGGGACTCACGGCGGGCGCGGTCAAGGGGTGA
- a CDS encoding protein adenylyltransferase SelO has protein sequence MPTSVQPALAHRFADRFPELSVAHDAAPTQHRTLLALNEPLAAELGLDPDWLRTDAGVRLLTGEAPGPHARPVAQGYAGHQFGGYSPVLGDGRALLLGELNRPSAREPSRADTGLTDLVDLHLKGSGRTPFSRPGSDGLAAVGPMLRELVIGEALHAIGVPTTRALAVAATGVTVQRDRPLPGAVLSRTAASHLRVGTFQYAAALAHQRSQQGDDASDLVARLVDESLRRHHPAADPGLDSPVSERARALLAAVVRSQAELVTRWMLIGFVHGVMNTDNMTISGESIDFGPCAFMEAFDPDAVFSSIDRAGRYAFGNQPAAAQWNLARFAETLLPLLAGTTEAAVEIAQDELAGFARHQSRAWLDGLRAKLGLGAAAAVDDAQVGGLADRLFPLLAEHGVDWTAFWANLADLAPGDDRPQVAVDADPFVPVPAALQTWYDEWASLGPDREAMRRANPRRIPRNRPLDAALTSAEAGDLADVERILAAVRDPFTPRADAPDLERPASPDAGPFVTYCGT, from the coding sequence ATGCCCACCTCCGTCCAGCCCGCACTCGCCCACCGCTTCGCCGACCGGTTCCCCGAGCTGTCCGTCGCCCACGACGCGGCACCGACCCAGCACCGCACGCTGCTGGCGCTCAACGAACCGCTCGCCGCCGAGCTCGGCCTGGACCCGGACTGGCTACGCACCGACGCCGGCGTCCGCCTCCTCACCGGCGAGGCCCCCGGGCCGCACGCCCGTCCGGTCGCGCAGGGCTACGCGGGGCACCAGTTCGGCGGGTACTCCCCCGTCCTCGGCGACGGCCGCGCGCTGCTGCTCGGTGAGCTGAACCGTCCGTCGGCCCGGGAGCCGAGCCGTGCCGACACCGGCCTCACCGACCTCGTGGACCTGCACCTGAAGGGCTCGGGCCGCACGCCGTTCTCGCGCCCCGGCTCTGACGGGCTGGCGGCGGTCGGTCCGATGCTGCGCGAACTGGTCATCGGCGAAGCCCTGCACGCGATCGGCGTCCCGACCACCCGCGCGCTCGCGGTGGCGGCGACGGGCGTCACCGTGCAGCGCGACCGCCCCCTGCCCGGCGCGGTGCTCTCCCGCACGGCCGCCTCGCATCTGCGGGTCGGCACGTTCCAGTACGCGGCGGCACTCGCGCACCAGCGGTCGCAACAGGGCGACGACGCGTCGGACCTGGTGGCGCGGCTCGTCGACGAGTCCCTGCGCCGCCACCACCCGGCCGCGGACCCCGGCCTCGACTCGCCCGTGTCCGAGCGGGCCCGGGCCCTGCTGGCCGCCGTCGTGCGCTCTCAGGCCGAGCTGGTGACCCGGTGGATGCTGATCGGGTTCGTGCACGGGGTGATGAACACGGACAACATGACGATCTCGGGCGAGTCGATCGACTTCGGCCCCTGCGCGTTCATGGAGGCGTTCGACCCGGATGCGGTGTTCTCCTCGATCGACCGCGCCGGCCGCTATGCGTTCGGCAACCAGCCGGCTGCCGCCCAGTGGAACCTCGCCCGGTTCGCCGAGACGCTGCTGCCGCTGCTCGCGGGCACCACCGAGGCAGCAGTCGAGATCGCTCAGGATGAGCTGGCCGGGTTCGCCCGGCATCAGTCACGGGCGTGGCTCGACGGGCTGCGGGCCAAGCTCGGCCTCGGGGCAGCGGCCGCCGTCGACGACGCCCAGGTCGGCGGGCTCGCCGACCGACTGTTCCCGCTGCTGGCCGAGCACGGTGTGGACTGGACCGCATTCTGGGCCAACCTCGCGGACCTCGCCCCGGGGGACGACCGGCCGCAGGTGGCCGTGGACGCCGACCCGTTCGTCCCCGTCCCCGCGGCTCTGCAGACCTGGTACGACGAGTGGGCGAGCCTCGGCCCCGACCGCGAGGCGATGCGCCGAGCCAATCCGAGGCGCATCCCGCGGAACCGTCCGCTCGACGCGGCCCTGACCAGCGCCGAGGCCGGCGACCTGGCCGACGTTGAACGCATCCTGGCCGCGGTGCGCGATCCGTTCACCCCGCGCGCGGACGCCCCGGACCTCGAGCGTCCGGCCTCTCCCGACGCCGGTCCGTTCGTCACCTACTGCGGCACCTGA
- a CDS encoding HpcH/HpaI aldolase family protein — translation MPVIDNPQPLFRDLFSPEAVAARDGRPAAGMFLCNGDQNTAEICAGAGLDYLLIDAEHTALSLEDVVGQLRVIAGYRVPTMVRVPANDPVLIKQFLDLGAQTLLVPMVDDAEQAAAAVAAARYPGGCAAGAAAGQGASTSSGQRRAGVRGVGSALARSGRWNRTTGYLADADAHVSVIVQIESETAVGHARAIAETDGVDGVFIGPSDLSATMGLLGQQSHPEVVAAVKHVITEAQAAGTIVGVNAFARDQAQDYVEAGADYVNVGADVALLARATEALADTWCPASAAGAGGETGRGRPGGAGGERASY, via the coding sequence GTGCCCGTCATCGACAACCCCCAGCCGCTGTTCCGCGACCTGTTCTCCCCGGAAGCCGTCGCCGCCCGCGACGGCCGCCCGGCCGCCGGCATGTTCCTGTGCAACGGCGACCAGAACACCGCGGAGATCTGTGCCGGCGCCGGTCTGGACTACCTGCTGATCGACGCCGAGCACACCGCGCTCTCGCTCGAGGACGTGGTCGGGCAGCTGCGCGTGATCGCCGGCTATCGGGTACCGACGATGGTGCGCGTGCCCGCGAACGACCCGGTGCTGATCAAGCAGTTCCTGGACCTGGGTGCGCAGACGCTGCTGGTGCCGATGGTCGACGACGCCGAGCAGGCCGCGGCCGCGGTGGCCGCCGCCCGCTACCCGGGAGGGTGCGCTGCGGGCGCGGCCGCAGGCCAGGGGGCCTCCACGAGCTCGGGCCAGCGCCGCGCGGGGGTGCGGGGCGTCGGCTCGGCCCTGGCCCGCTCGGGCCGGTGGAACCGCACCACCGGATACCTGGCCGACGCCGACGCGCACGTGAGCGTGATCGTGCAGATCGAGTCGGAGACCGCGGTGGGCCACGCCCGCGCGATCGCCGAGACCGACGGCGTCGACGGGGTGTTCATCGGTCCCTCGGACCTGTCGGCGACGATGGGCCTGCTCGGCCAGCAGTCCCACCCCGAGGTCGTGGCCGCGGTCAAGCACGTCATCACGGAGGCCCAGGCGGCCGGGACGATCGTGGGCGTCAATGCGTTCGCGCGAGACCAGGCGCAGGACTACGTCGAGGCCGGGGCCGACTACGTCAACGTCGGCGCCGACGTTGCGCTGCTGGCCCGCGCCACCGAGGCGCTCGCGGACACGTGGTGCCCGGCGTCGGCGGCCGGGGCGGGCGGCGAGACCGGCAGGGGCCGACCGGGCGGCGCGGGGGGCGAACGCGCGAGCTACTGA
- a CDS encoding glycerophosphodiester phosphodiesterase family protein: MQDRTDIPQTAAPIPRRTVTTALAGAALAGGLHAAPAASAAPTRHRDADRPLIIGHRGAAGTAPENSVSAFRDAVRAKADHFEIDVQLSADGVPFLFHDSTPARTTNVAEVFPGREKDPITSFTWAELQRLEIGSAYSDEFAGERIPHLGDAARVANRNTGVFIEIKDPAGSPGIEQVVADALEQDPRWQRLVAAGKVEVLGFDSASNRRFAELAPDVPLQELRGTVPMAAELAEIATYADSFGTSYRTLDAAGVERVTAAGLEIGVYTVNSVEKYEQMVALGVQRVTTDFPLELMRHVHGLDPFPHGRDVRILDSVNNVPGADLQPETGEHVVLVNDGRHTVDVSGYVLRDAAYNTLTVGEGYVLRPGAVLRVYTGPGTDTEDAYYNGGEKNVLNNGGDSVALFTADGRLLDAFAN, from the coding sequence ATGCAGGACCGCACCGACATCCCACAGACCGCCGCTCCCATTCCCCGCCGCACCGTCACCACGGCACTCGCCGGCGCCGCGCTCGCCGGCGGCCTCCACGCCGCCCCCGCCGCGTCCGCCGCACCGACCAGGCATCGGGACGCGGACCGTCCGCTGATCATTGGCCACCGCGGCGCCGCCGGCACCGCCCCCGAGAATAGCGTCAGCGCCTTCCGCGACGCCGTCCGTGCTAAGGCCGACCACTTCGAAATCGACGTCCAGCTCTCCGCCGACGGCGTCCCGTTCCTGTTCCACGACTCCACGCCGGCCCGCACGACGAACGTCGCCGAGGTGTTCCCAGGCCGCGAGAAGGACCCGATCACAAGTTTCACGTGGGCCGAGCTGCAGCGGCTCGAGATCGGCTCCGCCTACTCGGACGAGTTCGCCGGCGAGCGCATCCCGCACCTCGGCGACGCCGCGCGCGTCGCCAACCGCAACACCGGCGTGTTCATCGAAATCAAGGACCCGGCCGGCTCGCCGGGCATCGAGCAGGTCGTCGCCGACGCGCTCGAGCAGGACCCGCGCTGGCAGCGCCTCGTCGCCGCCGGCAAGGTCGAGGTGCTCGGCTTCGACTCCGCCTCGAACCGACGCTTCGCGGAGCTCGCCCCCGACGTCCCGCTGCAGGAGCTGCGCGGCACCGTCCCGATGGCCGCGGAGCTTGCGGAGATCGCCACCTACGCAGACAGCTTCGGCACCAGCTACCGCACCCTCGACGCGGCCGGCGTCGAGCGGGTGACGGCCGCGGGCCTGGAGATCGGCGTGTACACCGTGAACTCAGTCGAGAAGTACGAGCAGATGGTCGCCCTCGGCGTCCAGCGTGTGACCACCGACTTCCCGCTCGAGCTCATGCGCCACGTGCACGGCCTCGACCCGTTTCCGCATGGTCGCGACGTGCGCATCCTGGACTCCGTCAACAACGTGCCAGGGGCGGACTTGCAGCCTGAGACCGGGGAGCACGTTGTCCTGGTCAACGACGGCCGCCACACTGTCGACGTGTCCGGATATGTGCTGCGCGACGCCGCCTACAACACGCTCACCGTCGGTGAGGGGTACGTGTTGCGGCCAGGGGCTGTGCTGCGCGTGTACACCGGTCCCGGCACCGACACTGAGGACGCCTACTACAACGGCGGGGAGAAAAACGTCCTGAACAACGGCGGCGACTCGGTCGCTCTGTTCACCGCGGACGGCCGTCTGCTGGATGCCTTCGCCAACTGA
- a CDS encoding non-heme iron oxygenase ferredoxin subunit, translated as MTDTAATENAEIHVGAATDLPEGQGLVVPTGTTGHWDDIAVFHTQDGRFHAVDDSCTHGDVSLAEGELEEDTIECWLHGSAFCLTDGKPQCLPATEPIGVHRVEERDGQLYLTVVDKKQK; from the coding sequence ATGACTGACACTGCTGCCACCGAGAACGCCGAGATCCACGTCGGAGCCGCCACCGATCTGCCCGAGGGGCAGGGCCTCGTCGTCCCCACCGGGACGACCGGCCACTGGGACGACATCGCCGTGTTCCACACCCAGGACGGTCGCTTCCACGCCGTCGACGACTCCTGCACCCACGGCGATGTCTCCCTGGCCGAGGGCGAACTCGAGGAGGACACGATCGAGTGCTGGCTGCACGGCTCCGCCTTCTGCCTCACCGACGGGAAGCCGCAGTGCCTGCCGGCCACCGAGCCGATCGGTGTGCACCGCGTCGAGGAGCGCGACGGCCAGCTCTACCTGACGGTGGTCGACAAGAAGCAGAAGTGA
- a CDS encoding cupin domain-containing protein, with amino-acid sequence MSTDPHTSPGPARPRVLADVAEHTDALADAEPGAAWRLTEDPRDLDVNLVRLPAGGRNEPFDGPGLDILVHVVAGTGTLHTADDDVPVRAGQLLWLPKHSRRGFTAGAEGLAWLTVHRRKPGLSIGTRPPEA; translated from the coding sequence ATGAGCACGGACCCGCACACCTCCCCCGGACCCGCCCGCCCCCGCGTCCTCGCCGACGTCGCCGAGCACACCGACGCCCTGGCCGACGCGGAGCCCGGCGCCGCCTGGCGGCTCACCGAAGACCCTCGCGACCTCGACGTCAACCTGGTCCGCCTGCCCGCCGGCGGCCGCAACGAGCCGTTCGACGGGCCGGGCTTGGACATCCTCGTCCACGTCGTCGCCGGCACCGGCACGCTGCACACCGCCGACGACGACGTGCCCGTGCGCGCCGGGCAGCTGCTGTGGCTGCCGAAGCACTCCCGCCGCGGCTTCACCGCCGGCGCGGAGGGCCTTGCCTGGCTGACGGTCCACCGTCGCAAGCCCGGGCTGTCGATCGGCACGCGCCCACCGGAGGCATGA